In the genome of Candidatus Aegiribacteria sp., the window CTTCTGTCTGATCTGGAATGGGCCGTAACCCATTGCGTCCTGAACAGCGTGACCGGCTTCATGTGCGGCAACTCCAACGGAAGCTATTGATGTTCCCCCGTATACATTCTGAGATAGTCTGAGAGTACTGTTGCGGGAATCGTAGTGATCCGTCAGATGTCCTGAAATTTCTTCAATACCAATATTCGCAAGACCATAGTTATCAAGTATCTGTCTCGCGACTGCAGCTCCGGAAAGCCCTCTGCCTGTGGAAACCTGACTGAACTTTCTATATGTGCCGTTAACCTTTGATCTGGCTATCATACCTATGATCATGGCGGCAATGATGATCAGAAATCCTGCATTCATATCAACGAATCCTAGATACATTTCCCGTCCCCTGTCCCATCTTTGCGCGTACGTTCACCCAGAGAGCGCATGTCCGCAGCAAATCCGTTTGTTTTAATGAATATAAGCAAGATTCCCTTGATGCGGGGACACGCAGCAGAGCGTCATGTTCTTTGGGGACACCCACCATAGAGTGGATGTCCCCTTGCTGTTCTTTTTTTGAGAAGCGTCTCAAGATGCTTTTCAATTTTACCTCTTGTGATTTCATTCTCGAAATCAGCGGGATGAATCGCAAACCTGACAGTCCGCGCTCCGCCAAGGACAACTCTGGATGATGTAACCCAGAGATCAGCCACCCATCTTTTCAGGTTGCCACCTCCGGCATAATTCACGACCGGTACTCTAAGATACGTATCACCAGTCAATGGATTCCATGTTCTCCATCTGCTTTCGGCATATGTGAATCCGATTTCCGAAAGTGCTTTCAGCGTTCCCTTGCTGTATAGCCATGCCGGTGCAGTGAAACCTGTTATATCGGTTTTCAGTATTCTCTCAAGTTTGTTTTTTCCTTTTTTCAGTAATTCCGCAGCAGTCTCACAGTCAAGTCCCAGAAATTCTCCCTCTCCTCTCGTGAAGAGTGCTGATCTGACTCGATCAATTGCTCTGTGACTGCCGATGCTGTCATAGTGATAATATCCATGTAGGATCATCTCTGTTCCCCCTGCAGAGAGATCTCTGAGCCATTCACAGAATCCGGGGGAATCCTCAAGCGGCCATTCCCCCCAGAAATCGGGAACTACCAGCATGCTGTACCGTACCACTCCCAGCTCAACCAGCACATCGTGAATCCGCATAATGGTTTTCTCATGTCTGGGAGACACATCGTGCAGGCTGATATGAACGCTTTTAGCTCTCATATATCACCATCAATCCTCCCACCATTTGTCAGGAGAGATCAGTCTGTCCGGATTTCCATCTCTGAAAGCACTGATGATTCTCTCGTAGAAAACTTCGATCCTTCGAAATACGGAATTCCAGTCATGTCCTGCGAGAGCAAATCTTCTGAGATAATCAGTTGCATCAGAATCGGACATTGCCGCAGCGGACACGATAGCATTTGCGAGGCTTTCCGGACTGTCTGACCGGTAAGGAGGTACAAATCCAAGAGACGCCGCCATATCACATGAAGCGCCTGAATCAGGGAACACCGGTGTTGTGCCGCAGGAGATTGCCTCAAGACCCGCCAGTCCGAACGTCTCTGACTGACCGAGTGACAGGTATACATCAGCTGAAGCCATTGCCTCAGCCACTGCGTCACGACCTGGAAGGTACGGCAGACGACGGACTTCGGGATACTGCTTGATGAACTGGTTCAGCCTGCCTTCAGCAGGGCCATGTCCTCCAATAACAAGCTTTATTGAAGCCGGATCTCTGAACAGTGGATATGCCGCCATCAGCAGATCAAGACCTTTTTCACTGTGCAGCCTTGCGAGGTAAAGCACCAGTTTACTTCCGCTGTAGACCCCGAGAGCCCGACGAAATTCATCAGAGCGTCTGGATGGAGAGAACTGATCTGTACTAACGCCAAGAGGAGTAAGAAAGAGTCTCTTCACTCCTGAGTCATGAAGCTTCTGAAGTATGCACCTGCTGGCGGCAAAAACAGCTGTCATGCCGCCGTATGTTCTCCTTACATGATTCCTGGCCAGTTTGCTCAGCGACCTCGAAAGTACGGGAAACAATTTACTCGCAAAAGGCTGAACATAGCTATCAGGATAATCCGTATGGTAAAACCCAACGGTTGGAACATCAGAGTTACCAAGTGCTTTCTTCGTGTGAATCGGAAGCAGATAGGGACTTCCAATCTCAACCAGATCAGGTTTAAAATCCCCAAAAGCAGACGTTAATCCCCCGCTGTCAATGATTAGGCGGTATCCTGAATCCAATAGAGGAAGGGATTTCACTCTGTATACACTGGTATTCCCGTCTACAGTGCAATCGGTATTTCTACCCGGAATCACAAGAGCAATTGAGTGTTCGGGGCGGTTGGCGAAATACTCCATCTTCCTGTCGTGGTAGATCTTTATACCGCCGCCGGTCTCTGAATATGAACTGTTTGTGTCGCAGATTCGCACAGATAACCTTATTTACATCTCAGCGGATGCTGTCACCCGGCATGGAATCGCTTCCCGGTTCAAGCAGGAATACCTTCCCTCCACCGTCGGATGCCAGAACCATACCGTTGCTTTTTACACCCCTGATTGAAACAGGCTGCAGATTGACCAGAACAATGACTTTTCTGTTAAGAAGCTCCTCTTTCGAATAGTATGGTTTCATTCCGGCAACAAGCTGACGGGTATGATCACCCATATCTGCAATCAGCCTGTACAATTTGTCAGCTCCTTCAATATCGTGAACTTCCGTTAAAAGCCCGACTCTCATATCAAGCTTCGCAAACTCGTCGTAAGAAATGCTTTCCTTGATCGAGACTCCAGGGGAGTTACTGTCATCGATACCGTCGTCAATTTCCCCTTTGATCATTACTTTCTCGAACCCTTTCTTCAGTTTATTCAAGAGAATCTCAGGAGTCCCGAGCTGATGCCCGGCCTGAAGATTTTCCCTGCCTGCGTCTTTCCAGAGCAAAGAAGTGTTTCCAAGCATTTCACCCGTTTTCTCAGAGGTGAAAGGTATGAACGGAGCAAGGAGAATCCTTAGTGAATCCGCGATCTGAAGACTGTAATAGATGGATGTAGCACATGCCTGAGGATTACTTTTCGCTGTCTTCCAGGGCTGGGCCTGATCAAAATACCTGTTTCCCTCCCTGGCAAGATCCATGATCCTCGAACACGCCGCCTTCAACTGGAAGTTCCTCAGCTGTTTTTCCGCTTCATCCCGTGTTCTGACAGCTGATGCCATAAGTTCCTCTTCAACACTCCCTGCCCGGGCAGGTTCAGGTACTTTTCCATCGAAATACAGGTGAGCGAATTTCATTGTCCTGTTTATGAAATTTCCGAAAACATCGGCAAGCTCGTTGTTCTTGGATCTAAACTCACCCCATGTAAAATCAGCGTCACGGTTTTCAGGAGCATTAATCGCAAGCGTGTATCTGAGCGGGTCGGGAGGCAGGTGATCAAGGTAATCTTTAGTCCAGAGTGCCGTTCCCCGGCTTGTAGAGAATTTTTCTCCCTTGATGTTCAAATACTCGTTGGCGGGAATATTCCAGGGAAGGATAAAACCATCCAGGCCATGAAGAACCGAGGGCTCGATTATAGCATGGAAAACGATATTGTCCTTGCCTATGAACTGAACAAGACGGCAATCAGGATTCTGCCAGTAATCTTTCCATCCGTCCGGATTCCCCTTATCAGCAAAGTACTCCATAGTGCTGCTGACATAACCCAGAAGCGCTTCGAACCAGACGTAGAGTACTTTTCCCTTAACTCCATCAAGGGGAACAGGCACACCCCAGTCGAGATCGCGGGTTATCGCTCTTTCCCGCAGGCCTTTCTTAAGCCATCCGCGACAGTAGTTCAGTACATTGTTCTTCCAGTCCCCGTGGTTCCCAAGCCAGATTTCCAGCCAGCCCTGGAATTGATCCAGTCTGAGGAACCATTGTCTTGTTTCTCTTGGAACCGGTGTGGCTCCGCATATGGCGCAAACAGGATCCACCAGATCCAGAGCGTCAAGCCATGTGCCGCAGTCATCGCACTGATCTCCGCGAGCGTTCATGGAATCGCACTCGGGACAGGTGCCGTTTACGTATCTATCAGGAAGATAGCGTTTACATTTCTCACAGTAGAACTGCTCCATTGGTTTTTCGGTGATGTGTCCTTTTTCGAGAAGCTCCAGAAATACTCCCTGTGTAAAGCGGTAGTGTTCAGGTGTCTCCGTTCTAGAAAAATTATCAAAGGATATTCCCAATCTCTCGAAATCACTTTTGATCTCTTCGTGAAATATGTCAACCACTTCTCTGGGAGTTATACCCATCTGTTCGGCTTTCAGCGTTATCGGAACCCCGTGCTCGTCAGTGCCGCAAATGAAGATAACGTCCTCTTCGCACATTCTCAGAAAACGAACATAAATATCCGCAGGCAGATATGCTCCGGCAATCTGGCCAAGGTGAGTGGGACCATTTGCGTAGGGTAATGCGCTTGTTACGAGATATCGGGGCATTTCTTCTCCATTTTCAAGGGGCTTCAGTCTCTGCCCGGTGTGTCGGAAGATCGTTTTTCAGAATCATATTCTTTTTTAAGAGGTTTTCTTTTTCTGTGGAACTTCTCTATGTCCATTGTTCTCTCTTCATCGTCATCCATTCGAAGCGTTACTGTTTCACTGAATATATCAACTGAAATAATCTCCCCTGTTCTTTTTCCTAATCTGGCTTTTGAACCGACCTGAGGGTACAATTTTCTCGCTTTTCGGTAAAAATCCGACTCAAAATGCAGGCAGCACTTCAGACGGCCGCAGACTCCGGAAACTTTCGAAGGATTGGGAGTCAGATCCTGTTCACGAACATCCCTCAGGGTGATGGATCTGAATTGTGAAAGGTAGGATGCACAGCAGAGCCTCTGGCCGCAGACTCCGCGACCATCTTTCTGCCTTGCGTCGTCTCTTACCCCGATCTGACGCATTTCAATCCTTGCGTGAAATTTGCTTGCAAGATCACGAACAAGCCCTCGGAAATCCATCCGCTCATCAGCGGTGAAATATATTCTGATTTTCCGTCTATCCAGTTGAACCTCGCAGCTTGAAAGCCGCATATCCTGCTTCCTTACTGCAATTCTTTCCTTGCAGAATCTCAGTACTTTATCCTCGAAATCCCTGTTCTGCTCATAATTCGCTATATCGGTGAAGGTAGCCTTTCTAATAAACTTTCCGGTTATTGAAGCAACAGGGTCCCTTGGATTGTACTTGGCTACAACTCTTCCGAGATCTTCTCCTCTATCAACGGAAACTACTACCATTTCTCCTATCTCAACAGGGATTTCAGCCAGGTTAATGAACGTATCCAGGCGTTTGGAGCTGAACTGCAGTCTCAGGAGTTCGGTTGCTTCAAATCTGATAGATTCATAGTCATCAGTATGATTACCGTTGTTGCTGTTACCATTATTACTCAAGATACCGAGTTCCTTCCTGTCGCTCTAACAATTCTCCTTGCACCCAGAAATGCGGCTGTAAGTACCAGCCGTGGAATTCCATTTCCTCGAAGCCTGGTTTCAGCGGTCTGGAATACCGGGAGCAGGTTCTCAGCTTCTTCATCATTTATATCGATCCCGTCAAAGTACTTCTCAGTATGGGTAAGAGGTTTCATTTCCAAGGATCTGCGTCTAAGGTCAAGAAGTATCGACTGCATTTCTATAGTGAATTCCAAAGTTCCCTCCCTGCCAAGATTCCGTGAAACCTCCGCAGCTATCAAAATTACCGGTGAGACCATGGTTTTGTCAACTATTTGCCGCAGAATGCTCAGGGGATCGTAATTCGCGGTGAGGGAAACATCTCTACCTTCACGAATGAGGGCTACTCCAGGTCTTCCATCTGAAGCTACTGCTGTCTCTGCCGCCGTCTCTCTGCTCATTCCGCTCCTGTTCATGAGAATATCCACTATCAGATTCTCACTCAGTCTTCTGAACCTTATCAGATGAGCGCGCGATCTGATTGTGGGAAGAAGAGCAGACCAGGCGGAGCTTATCAGGATGATGACCGTGTCATCAGGTGGTTCCTCAAGGGTTTTAAGGAGCGAATTAGCGGCTTCAACTCCCAT includes:
- a CDS encoding zinc metallopeptidase, whose product is MNAGFLIIIAAMIIGMIARSKVNGTYRKFSQVSTGRGLSGAAVARQILDNYGLANIGIEEISGHLTDHYDSRNSTLRLSQNVYGGTSIASVGVAAHEAGHAVQDAMGYGPFQIRQKLVPVANLGSQMLFPLIIGGLFFHITALYYVGAALYGAALLFQLVTLPVEFDASRRAVVYLEKSGSMTAGELQGVRKVLGAAAMTYVAAALASLGQMIWLLLAGRRR
- a CDS encoding glycosyltransferase; translation: MRICDTNSSYSETGGGIKIYHDRKMEYFANRPEHSIALVIPGRNTDCTVDGNTSVYRVKSLPLLDSGYRLIIDSGGLTSAFGDFKPDLVEIGSPYLLPIHTKKALGNSDVPTVGFYHTDYPDSYVQPFASKLFPVLSRSLSKLARNHVRRTYGGMTAVFAASRCILQKLHDSGVKRLFLTPLGVSTDQFSPSRRSDEFRRALGVYSGSKLVLYLARLHSEKGLDLLMAAYPLFRDPASIKLVIGGHGPAEGRLNQFIKQYPEVRRLPYLPGRDAVAEAMASADVYLSLGQSETFGLAGLEAISCGTTPVFPDSGASCDMAASLGFVPPYRSDSPESLANAIVSAAAMSDSDATDYLRRFALAGHDWNSVFRRIEVFYERIISAFRDGNPDRLISPDKWWED
- a CDS encoding stage 0 sporulation protein — encoded protein: MSNNGNSNNGNHTDDYESIRFEATELLRLQFSSKRLDTFINLAEIPVEIGEMVVVSVDRGEDLGRVVAKYNPRDPVASITGKFIRKATFTDIANYEQNRDFEDKVLRFCKERIAVRKQDMRLSSCEVQLDRRKIRIYFTADERMDFRGLVRDLASKFHARIEMRQIGVRDDARQKDGRGVCGQRLCCASYLSQFRSITLRDVREQDLTPNPSKVSGVCGRLKCCLHFESDFYRKARKLYPQVGSKARLGKRTGEIISVDIFSETVTLRMDDDEERTMDIEKFHRKRKPLKKEYDSEKRSSDTPGRD
- the metG gene encoding methionine--tRNA ligase, which gives rise to MPRYLVTSALPYANGPTHLGQIAGAYLPADIYVRFLRMCEEDVIFICGTDEHGVPITLKAEQMGITPREVVDIFHEEIKSDFERLGISFDNFSRTETPEHYRFTQGVFLELLEKGHITEKPMEQFYCEKCKRYLPDRYVNGTCPECDSMNARGDQCDDCGTWLDALDLVDPVCAICGATPVPRETRQWFLRLDQFQGWLEIWLGNHGDWKNNVLNYCRGWLKKGLRERAITRDLDWGVPVPLDGVKGKVLYVWFEALLGYVSSTMEYFADKGNPDGWKDYWQNPDCRLVQFIGKDNIVFHAIIEPSVLHGLDGFILPWNIPANEYLNIKGEKFSTSRGTALWTKDYLDHLPPDPLRYTLAINAPENRDADFTWGEFRSKNNELADVFGNFINRTMKFAHLYFDGKVPEPARAGSVEEELMASAVRTRDEAEKQLRNFQLKAACSRIMDLAREGNRYFDQAQPWKTAKSNPQACATSIYYSLQIADSLRILLAPFIPFTSEKTGEMLGNTSLLWKDAGRENLQAGHQLGTPEILLNKLKKGFEKVMIKGEIDDGIDDSNSPGVSIKESISYDEFAKLDMRVGLLTEVHDIEGADKLYRLIADMGDHTRQLVAGMKPYYSKEELLNRKVIVLVNLQPVSIRGVKSNGMVLASDGGGKVFLLEPGSDSMPGDSIR
- a CDS encoding polysaccharide deacetylase family protein → MRAKSVHISLHDVSPRHEKTIMRIHDVLVELGVVRYSMLVVPDFWGEWPLEDSPGFCEWLRDLSAGGTEMILHGYYHYDSIGSHRAIDRVRSALFTRGEGEFLGLDCETAAELLKKGKNKLERILKTDITGFTAPAWLYSKGTLKALSEIGFTYAESRWRTWNPLTGDTYLRVPVVNYAGGGNLKRWVADLWVTSSRVVLGGARTVRFAIHPADFENEITRGKIEKHLETLLKKRTARGHPLYGGCPQRT